A genomic window from Thermodesulfobacteriota bacterium includes:
- a CDS encoding fumarylacetoacetate hydrolase family protein — MKTARIADGREYTIGKVLCIGRNYAEHIRELGNEIPEAPVIFIKPSSSVIGDGEAVVIPPWSRDCHHEVELALLIGTTGKDIPADRAMRHIAGYGVGIDLTLRDVQAELKKKGLPWEIAKGFDTACPLSAFVDASRVPDPHALRIRLAVNGETRQDGYTSMMIHRIPDIVRHMSERFTLEAGDVILTGTPAGVGRIAPGDRLFAEIPGVATLDVAVR; from the coding sequence ATGAAAACCGCGCGCATCGCGGACGGCCGCGAATACACCATCGGCAAGGTCCTCTGCATCGGCCGAAACTACGCCGAGCACATCCGGGAGCTGGGAAACGAGATCCCGGAAGCGCCGGTGATCTTCATCAAGCCGTCCTCGTCGGTCATCGGCGACGGGGAGGCGGTCGTGATCCCGCCCTGGTCCCGCGATTGCCACCACGAGGTGGAGCTCGCCCTCCTGATCGGGACGACGGGGAAGGACATCCCGGCGGACCGGGCGATGCGCCACATCGCCGGGTACGGGGTGGGGATCGACCTCACCCTGCGCGACGTCCAGGCGGAACTGAAGAAGAAAGGGCTCCCGTGGGAGATCGCGAAGGGCTTCGACACGGCGTGCCCGCTCTCGGCTTTCGTCGACGCCTCCCGGGTGCCGGATCCCCACGCGCTGCGGATCCGGCTGGCGGTGAACGGGGAGACGCGCCAGGACGGGTACACGTCGATGATGATCCACCGGATCCCCGACATCGTCCGCCACATGTCGGAACGTTTCACGCTGGAGGCCGGCGACGTGATCCTGACCGGGACCCCCGCGGGCGTCGGCCGGATCGCGCCGGGCGACCGGCTGTTCGCGGAGATCCCGGGCGTCGCGACTCTGGATGTGGCGGTTCGTTGA